In Arachis hypogaea cultivar Tifrunner chromosome 2, arahy.Tifrunner.gnm2.J5K5, whole genome shotgun sequence, a genomic segment contains:
- the LOC112732894 gene encoding uncharacterized protein isoform X1, which translates to MALATIASFPSIKFNTTHQNNSLIFLPKQHHSHRICKLRRIQCNGTGHNQQEESQQPQNSNNALLKVAWYGSELLGIAASALKPSSNEKAPQRLLESIDRDAVVDTIKQDFQRSYFVTGDLTLNAYEDDCEFADPAGSFKGLQRFKRNCTNFGSLLEKSNMKLMKWEDFEDKGIGHWRFSCVLSFPWRPILSATGYTEYYFDPQSGKVCRHVEHWNVPKMALFKQILKPSRGFGLKDYMNRWLKAFQVKI; encoded by the exons ATGGCATTAGCAACCATAGCTTCCTTTCCTTCAATCAAATTCAACACTACTCACCAAaacaattctttgatttttctacCAAAACAACACCACAGCCATAGAATCTGTAAATTAAGAAGAATTCAATGCAATGGAACAGGACATAATCAACAAGAAGAGTCTCAACAACCACAGAACAGTAACAATGCATTGTTAAAGGTAGCATGGTATGGTTCTGAGCTTCTTGGCATTGCTGCTTCTGCTTTGAAGCCATCTTCCAATGAGAAAGCTCCTCAGAGGCTTCTTGAATCCATTGATCGTGATGCTGTTGTGGATACTATCAAACAAGATTTTCAAAGGTCCTATTTTGTCACAG GTGATCTCACATTAAATGCTTATGAAGACGACTGCGAATTCGCGGATCCAGCAGGATCCTTTAAAGGGCTTCAGCGTTTCAAAAGGAACTGCACTAACTTTGGATCCCTTTTGGAGAAGTCAAATATGAAGCTCATGAAATGGGAAGATTTTGAG GATAAAGGAATAGGCCACTGGAGATTTAGTTGTGTCTTGTCATTTCCTTGGAGGCCAATACTTTCTG CAACTGGATACACAGAATATTATTTTGATCCACAATCTGGAAAAGTATGTAG GCATGTGGAGCATTGGAATGTTCCAAAAATGGCTTTGTTCAAGCAAATTCTTAAGCCTAGCAGGGGATTTGGATTAAAAGACTATATGAATAGATGGTTGAAAGCATTTCAAGTGAAGATTTAG
- the LOC112732882 gene encoding 3-methyl-2-oxobutanoate hydroxymethyltransferase 1, mitochondrial-like isoform X1, translating into MSCIRFLTKHSPSSSFSSSILRHIRFMSNVPENTVYSGPTPQTANQRTTLMQLRQKHRNSKPITMVTAYDYPSAVHLDMAGIDICLVGDSASMVVHGHDTTLPITVDEMLVHCRAVARGAKNPMLVGDLPFGSYESSSDQAVDTAVRILKEGGMDAIKLEGGSPSRIVAAKAIVEAGIAVMGHVGLTPQAISVLGGFRPQGRNILSAVKVVETALALQEAGCFSVVLECVPAPVAAAATAALQIPTIGIGAGPFCSGQVLVYHDLLGMLQHPHHAKVTPKFCKQYARVGDIINKALLEYKEDVTNGSFPDAHHSPYKISEADAEGFSNELQKLGFDKAASAASEAVQKLNATK; encoded by the exons ATGTCTTGCATTAGGTTTCTCACAAAACATTCACcatcttcttcattttcatcttCTATTCTGAGACACATTCGTTTCATGAGCAATGTTCCAGAGAACACGGTTTACTCAGGTCCAACGCCACAAACCGCAAACCAGAGAACAACACTCATGCAGCTACGTCAAAAGCATAGAAACTCGAAACCGATAACAATGGTAACCGCATACGATTACCCTTCAGCGGTGCACTTAGACATGGCTGGCATTGATATATGCCTCGTTGGTGATTCAGCTTCCATGGTGGTTCATGGACACGACACCACTCTCCCTATCACCGTTGATGAGATGCTTGTTCATTGCCGTGCCGTTGCCCGTGGCGCCAAAAACCCTATGCTTGTTGGGGACTTGCCTTTTGGCTCCTATGAATCAAGTTCCGATCag GCGGTTGATACGGCGGTTCGGATTTTGAAGGAAGGTGGAATGGATGCCATAAAATTGGAAGGAGGTTCCCCTTCGAGGATTGTTGCGGCGAAGGCTATTGTTGAAGCGGGAATAGCAGTGATGGGGCATGTAGGGCTTACTCCACAGGCCATTAGTGTTTTAGGGGGTTTTAGACCTCAGGGAAGGAACATTTTAAGTGCTGTCAAG GTTGTCGAGACAGCATTGGCTTTGCAAGAAGCAGGGTGTTTTTCTGTTGTTCTAGAATGTGTGCCTGCACCTGTGGCCGCCGCAGCAACAGCAGCACTTCAAATTCCCACTATTGGAATTGGGGCCGGACCCTTTTGTAGTGGACAG GTGCTAGTTTATCATGATCTTCTTGGTATGCTTCAGCACCCCCATCATGCAAAG GTTACTCCAAAATTTTGCAAGCAATATGCTCGTGTTGGAGACATTATCAACAAAGCCTTACTAGAGTATAAAGAAGACGTGACGAACGGTTCATTCCCTGATGCTCACCATAGTCCATACAAAATTAGTGAAGCAGATGCTGAAGGTTTTTCTAATGAGTTGCAAAAGCTAGGTTTTGACAAAGCAGCATCTGCAGCATCTGAAGCAGTTCAAAAGCTTAATGCAACCAAATAA
- the LOC112732894 gene encoding uncharacterized protein isoform X2 gives MALATIASFPSIKFNTTHQNNSLIFLPKQHHSHRICKLRRIQCNGTGHNQQEESQQPQNSNNALLKVAWYGSELLGIAASALKPSSNEKAPQRLLESIDRDAVVDTIKQDFQRSYFVTGDLTLNAYEDDCEFADPAGSFKGLQRFKRNCTNFGSLLEKSNMKLMKWEDFEDKGIGHWRFSCVLSFPWRPILSATGYTEYYFDPQSGKACGALECSKNGFVQANS, from the exons ATGGCATTAGCAACCATAGCTTCCTTTCCTTCAATCAAATTCAACACTACTCACCAAaacaattctttgatttttctacCAAAACAACACCACAGCCATAGAATCTGTAAATTAAGAAGAATTCAATGCAATGGAACAGGACATAATCAACAAGAAGAGTCTCAACAACCACAGAACAGTAACAATGCATTGTTAAAGGTAGCATGGTATGGTTCTGAGCTTCTTGGCATTGCTGCTTCTGCTTTGAAGCCATCTTCCAATGAGAAAGCTCCTCAGAGGCTTCTTGAATCCATTGATCGTGATGCTGTTGTGGATACTATCAAACAAGATTTTCAAAGGTCCTATTTTGTCACAG GTGATCTCACATTAAATGCTTATGAAGACGACTGCGAATTCGCGGATCCAGCAGGATCCTTTAAAGGGCTTCAGCGTTTCAAAAGGAACTGCACTAACTTTGGATCCCTTTTGGAGAAGTCAAATATGAAGCTCATGAAATGGGAAGATTTTGAG GATAAAGGAATAGGCCACTGGAGATTTAGTTGTGTCTTGTCATTTCCTTGGAGGCCAATACTTTCTG CAACTGGATACACAGAATATTATTTTGATCCACAATCTGGAAAA GCATGTGGAGCATTGGAATGTTCCAAAAATGGCTTTGTTCAAGCAAATTCTTAA
- the LOC112732887 gene encoding sphingoid long-chain bases kinase 2, mitochondrial, protein MKMMTCHSFIYPNHNYYYHHQNFYFVALGRGTSMAAASASPTPVLRSELKSVEPVEQDLQTALNFVSSPRHRDLVFVVNPQGANGRTGKDWKKLLPFLRSRLGNDYNICESFTTGPRHAIDITREAIREGAEAVIAVGGDGTIYEVVNGFFCDGKPVASNNKENLKATALGVIPLGTGSDFARTFGWSNDPYAAVERVAKGMRSRVDVGVITGPTSDQNYFINVADIHLSAKAGFYASKYKKFGNLCYVIGALQAFMSHYNQDFRIKVNEGEWEFCPQVTALCVGNAKFFGGGMKITPNADPRSGNLSVVILQHFKWYDFILNLHKIYSGTHLKVKNVSSRSVNSIEVEDISGRGGVYIQSDGEHLGFLPKKICVLPSAIEMIC, encoded by the exons atgaaaatgatGACGTGCCATAGTTTCATTTACCCcaatcataattattattatcatcatcagaaTTTCTACTTTGTGGCATTGGGAAGAGGAACTTCAATGGCTGCTGCAAGCGCTTCACCCACCCCTGTTCTCAGATCCGAGCTAAAATCCGTGGAACCCGTGGAACAAGATCTTCAAACTGCTCTTAATTTTGTATCCTCTCCTCGCCATAGGGACCTTGTTTTCGTTGTCAATCCTCAAG GTGCTAATGGTCGCACTGGTAAAGATTGGAAGAAGTTGCTTCCATTTCTAAGGTCTCGCCTTGGTAATGATTACAAT ATTTGTGAGTCATTTACTACGGGTCCTCGTCATGCCATTGACATAACAAGAGAG GCTATAAGGGAAGGAGCAGAAGCAGTCATTGCTGTTGGAGGTGATGGAACTATTTATGAG GTTGTTAATGGTTTCTTCTGCGATGGAAAACCTGTTGCTAGTAACAATAAAGAGAACTTAAAGGCAACTGCTCTTGGG GTGATACCCTTGGGAACTGGTTCTGATTTTGCAAGAACATTTGGATG GAGCAATGATCCTTATGCTGCTGTTGAACGTGTTGCTAAAG GGATGAGATCAAGGGTAGATGTTGGTGTTATCACTGGACCCACCAGCGATCAGAATTACTTCATAAACGTTGCTGACATTCATTT GAGTGCAAAGGCAGGATTTTACGCTTCTAAGTACAAGAAATTTGGCAACTTGTGTTATGTCATTGGTGCATTGCAAGCCTTCATGAGTCATTATAATCAGGATTTCAGGATCAAG GTCAATGAAGGTGAGTGGGAGTTTTGTCCCCAAGTGACGGCCCTTTGTGTTGGAAATGCAAAATTCTTTGGTGGCGGTATGAAAATTACTCCCAATGCTGATCCTCGCAGTGGAAATTTATCG GTTGTGATTCTTCAGCACTTCAAGTGGTACGATTTTATCCTAAACTTACATAAGATTTACAGTGGGACACACCTGAAGGTGAAGAATGTTTCTTCAAGAAG TGTAAATTCTATTGAGGTGGAGGACATTTCAGGCAGAGGTGGAGTTTATATTCAATCTGACGGCGAGCATTTAGGGTTCCTTCCAAAGAAGATTTGTGTTCTTCCGTCCGCGATTGAGATGATATGCTGA
- the LOC112732882 gene encoding 3-methyl-2-oxobutanoate hydroxymethyltransferase 1, mitochondrial-like isoform X2, with translation MSCIRFLTKHSPSSSFSSSILRHIRFMSNVPENTVYSGPTPQTANQRTTLMQLRQKHRNSKPITMVTAYDYPSAVHLDMAGIDICLVGDSASMVVHGHDTTLPITVDEMLVHCRAVARGAKNPMLVGDLPFGSYESSSDQAVDTAVRILKEGGMDAIKLEGGSPSRIVAAKAIVEAGIAVMGHVGLTPQAISVLGGFRPQGRNILSAVKVLVYHDLLGMLQHPHHAKVTPKFCKQYARVGDIINKALLEYKEDVTNGSFPDAHHSPYKISEADAEGFSNELQKLGFDKAASAASEAVQKLNATK, from the exons ATGTCTTGCATTAGGTTTCTCACAAAACATTCACcatcttcttcattttcatcttCTATTCTGAGACACATTCGTTTCATGAGCAATGTTCCAGAGAACACGGTTTACTCAGGTCCAACGCCACAAACCGCAAACCAGAGAACAACACTCATGCAGCTACGTCAAAAGCATAGAAACTCGAAACCGATAACAATGGTAACCGCATACGATTACCCTTCAGCGGTGCACTTAGACATGGCTGGCATTGATATATGCCTCGTTGGTGATTCAGCTTCCATGGTGGTTCATGGACACGACACCACTCTCCCTATCACCGTTGATGAGATGCTTGTTCATTGCCGTGCCGTTGCCCGTGGCGCCAAAAACCCTATGCTTGTTGGGGACTTGCCTTTTGGCTCCTATGAATCAAGTTCCGATCag GCGGTTGATACGGCGGTTCGGATTTTGAAGGAAGGTGGAATGGATGCCATAAAATTGGAAGGAGGTTCCCCTTCGAGGATTGTTGCGGCGAAGGCTATTGTTGAAGCGGGAATAGCAGTGATGGGGCATGTAGGGCTTACTCCACAGGCCATTAGTGTTTTAGGGGGTTTTAGACCTCAGGGAAGGAACATTTTAAGTGCTGTCAAG GTGCTAGTTTATCATGATCTTCTTGGTATGCTTCAGCACCCCCATCATGCAAAG GTTACTCCAAAATTTTGCAAGCAATATGCTCGTGTTGGAGACATTATCAACAAAGCCTTACTAGAGTATAAAGAAGACGTGACGAACGGTTCATTCCCTGATGCTCACCATAGTCCATACAAAATTAGTGAAGCAGATGCTGAAGGTTTTTCTAATGAGTTGCAAAAGCTAGGTTTTGACAAAGCAGCATCTGCAGCATCTGAAGCAGTTCAAAAGCTTAATGCAACCAAATAA